The region GACGACGAAGAGCACGTTGTCGTTGATGGCCGGAATGAGCCGACTGATGGTTCGGCGCAGAAGGCATGGTGGTGGTACCGCCGCCCCGAGCCCATGCCCTGGTCCAGTGGATGAGGCCGAGCGCTTCCGCGGATCCGACCAGGTAGGGGTAGGACCGAACGCAGTGCTGATGCATCGGCCATGACCGCATGCCTCGGTCATGGCTGGTGAGCGCTCTGTGCTTGATCACTGTGTGGCGGGTGGCCTCGGCGTCGCCGTAGATGGCGTGTACGGCGTCCACGTCGTCGCTGGTGAGTTCGCGCAACTGAAGCCGGGGGCCTGCGATGTCGACCGGATGCATGGTCGGGACCCTACTCGCAGGCGGTGTTACCTGGGCAGGGCGGCGACAGGGGCCGCGGTGAACGCCTCGATTTCCTCCCGTGTCGTGCGAGCCTCGGGTGCGGTGAGCCACCGGGGATCACGCAGCGCGGTGTGGACCTGCCGCACCGAGGCAACGATGCCGTTGATGCGCTGACCGGCGGACAGGTCGAGAACGGGCCGCATGGCCTCGTCGACACCGTCGAGGCTTCCGGCGTGGATGCGGGCGAGGGCAAGGTCGGTGTGGGCGCCGGCTTGGTCGCCGAAAGCCCACTCTTCAGGTTCCGCTTGGCGGTAGGCGGTGACTGCCGCTTCGGCCTGTTGTTGTGCCTCGGGGCCGTCTGGGAGCCAAGCGGTGGCGTCGGCGGCGTAGTAGAGCTGGCGTGGTACGGGGAAGGTCATGATGCCGCCGAACTCGTCCAGGTCGTCGGGGGACGCCGCATCGCGGGCCCGTTCAGCTTCTGCGAGGGATTCCCGTACGGCTGCCACATCGCCGAGTGCGGCTCCGGCACGGGCTTGCAAGCAAGACAGCCATACGGCGCTGGTGCCGGTGACGCCTGCCACCTGGGAGATGCCGAGGGCAGCGTATTTAGAGGCTTCCTGGTGTCGGCCGTCCCAGTAGGCGATCAGGGATTGCAGGCCGCGGACCCAGGCGCGCATGGCGTGGTGGTCGGCGTTGTCCGCGCATACGTAGGCGGTCCGGGCCTGTGTCATCGCCGATCGTGGGTCGCCGAGGTCGTGGCTGGCCTTGGCGAGCATGCCGGAGGTGATGGCGGAGAGCAGGTACAACTCGCGGGCCTGGCCGGGGCGGACATGGCCGTGTTCGAGGAAGCGGAAGGAGAGGTCTTGGATTTCGACGAGGTCGCCGAGGAGGGGGGCCAGCGGCAGCTGCGGGTAGGCGGCGGCTAGACGACGTACCTCCTGGTGGAGCTCGTCCAGGGTCTCGGGACCTACGTTGCTGCCTTCTGCCATCGCGCTGAAGCGGAATGCACGGCGAGCTGCCATGGCGACCTGCCTCTCTAACGTGTCCCGGCCGACGTTGTCGCCTGGAACGGGTCTGCTGGTGAACTCGATGCCGTCGAAGCCGCTGTCGCCTTCTCGATGGAGGATCTCGGCACCGGCCACCGCCTCTCCCTCCTCGGTGCCGACATCGCACCCGCCACCGTCGCCGTCCTGGACGAGCCCTATACCGAGCCACACGGCCTGACCAACCTCCACGCCCTCGCCTTCCACACGTCAGCCCGGCCAGACCGCCATGCGAAGGCCGTCGCTCACCTGCCGAGCGCCCTCTCCCGCATCGGCAAGACGCTTCTGGTACTCCAGGAATGAGCCGATGAGGTCGCCTGGGTCACCGGCGCCCCACTGATCGCCGCCGCGGTCATCTCCGCCTGCTGGTCCGGCCCCCTGTGCTCCGCGCTTGCCCTCGCGGGTGTCCTACTGCATGGTCCCGTCCTGACAGCCCGAATCATCAAGCTGACCCCTGCCCTCCATGCCGCAGTCGTTCCCCCGACCTGTCGCATCGCTGCCGCCCCATGCCCCACACACGGCCGCCGCGTAGGGCTGATCGCAAGCAGCCCCGCCCAACCGTTCATCCGCCTCGCCGGCCCCTGGCGGATGATCTTCCGCCGCATCACCGGACACGCCACCACCTTCGGCAAGACTGAACGCTGAAGCACTACCCAATCCACACTAGGAAGTTGGACCAGCACGTGACTGAATCCGCCACCCCTGAAATTCGCACTTCCGCCAAAGCCGTCGTCCTCCACGACGACCAGATCCTCCTCATGCGTGCCGTCTGGGAGGACCAGGAGTGCTACTTCCTCCCTGGAGGCGGCCAACACCCCGGAGAGAGTCTCGGCGACGCCGTCGCCCGCGAAGTCGACGAGGAAACCGGCCTGACCGTCACCGTCGAGCGGCTGCTGTGGCTCCGTGAATACATCGGCGCCAACCACGACCACCCCGAAAGCGAAGCCAACACCCACCGCATCGAAGCGATCTTCCTGTGCACCCCCACCAGCGATCCCGGCCAGCTCGGCGGCCATGCCCAGGACGAGGTGCAGACCGGCCTGGAGTGGGTACCGCTGGGCAAAGTCCCTGCCCTCAACCTGCTGCCACAGGCCATCCGCCAGCCAATCGCCTCCCTCACCGAGACGCCCAAGCCCCTCGACAGCTACCTCGGCGATGTCGCCTGACAGCGCCATGGACGGCATAGA is a window of Streptomyces caniferus DNA encoding:
- a CDS encoding NUDIX domain-containing protein produces the protein MTESATPEIRTSAKAVVLHDDQILLMRAVWEDQECYFLPGGGQHPGESLGDAVAREVDEETGLTVTVERLLWLREYIGANHDHPESEANTHRIEAIFLCTPTSDPGQLGGHAQDEVQTGLEWVPLGKVPALNLLPQAIRQPIASLTETPKPLDSYLGDVA
- a CDS encoding XRE family transcriptional regulator encodes the protein MAARRAFRFSAMAEGSNVGPETLDELHQEVRRLAAAYPQLPLAPLLGDLVEIQDLSFRFLEHGHVRPGQARELYLLSAITSGMLAKASHDLGDPRSAMTQARTAYVCADNADHHAMRAWVRGLQSLIAYWDGRHQEASKYAALGISQVAGVTGTSAVWLSCLQARAGAALGDVAAVRESLAEAERARDAASPDDLDEFGGIMTFPVPRQLYYAADATAWLPDGPEAQQQAEAAVTAYRQAEPEEWAFGDQAGAHTDLALARIHAGSLDGVDEAMRPVLDLSAGQRINGIVASVRQVHTALRDPRWLTAPEARTTREEIEAFTAAPVAALPR